GTTATATAttccaaataattttttcaaacaattcTAGGCAACCATAAGTCTGGACATGATGGGCTTCAGTTTTTTACTCTGTTTggaatttataatataaaaaaaaagtaacgatTATACAATCTAAACAAAGGGCATTttcggaagaaaaaaatatagcgTGCAAGAATaccatagggtggaaaaagtaatagtcctCTAATAATTAAGTATGATTCATCACAgttgtatattaattaaatattcttctataaaaaataaaatattgttataCAACAATGAGAAAGATGTTTGATCACTTTGTGAATACAGAGTATGTGGATAAATGTTTGTGGCTCTTAAGTATTCTGCTTGAATTTGTGTATAGATTTAATCAATTATACCATATATGTTACTCTATTACATATTACTAATCAATCAATTAGAAACTTGGGGATGTTGCCTTGTTGGTCATTTTGACTCTTAAATGTATCTTTAGTTAATCAGTTTAATTTTCACATCAGTTTTTTGCTGATCAATTTGGTCCTCAAAATGACTAACAATATAAACACTTGGAACTGTAAATAATGACAGTGTCTCATAACCAGAGGCCAAAATGATTTGATTATCCCTTAGTTATCACTACACACATTATATGCATGTTAAAACATAACATGCAGAGTATGCAAGGTATCAATATTCCTAAGCATTAGTATAAATTCTGACATTTCACAAATAATCCCGTTTTTATAAAAACCTGTCATTCTACAGTTTTGTCTATCATAGCATACATTAACACCAAAACACAGCTAAAACTGCTTGCTAGAACAATTTAAAGGAAAAggaccccaaaaaaaaaaaaattgacatgtgGCCACAGGACTAGCACGCAACTGACACATTTCGGTCGTCTGCAGTTCCTTAAGACTCCTTAATTGGCTTCATGCTTTTCCATAGCTGCAACCAAATGAATGTTTGATCATTACAAACCCAGTGATATAGAAAATTGACACACATACATAGAATGATATAGAGATCAGAAATTACTATTGTAATTCAGTAGCTTCTCGATAAGGTCAACATGGGTCATAAGCATACGCCTGCAGCAATATCGGACCAACCCCAAAGCATCCAGTGCATCTCTATAATCAATCCACCATTatgttaaataataaatactacAATATTTAAACTGATATTAGCCAAGAGAATGACATTAAAATGCTCTCAAGAAAATTAGTATATACACAATGATTAACCTAATATCCCTGTAGTATATACACAATGATTCCTTATATTCCTTTAGAGATGAAGTCGGGTATAACAATATAATGGTAACTTTTAAAAAGGTTttgcataataaaaataaactcttaATTTATGACCATTGTTTAATCTTAAAAATGCTGCAAAAAGAAAGCCCTGCATTCGATCCAAATTTCATACTGACAAACAAGTTTTTTCGTAGTTGTTTTTCAATATGAAGCTTTTTAGACATGAGAACTAGGGAAGGACCCTAGGTTATCAGCTCATTTAAAAGTTTCAACAAGTTTATTTGCAGCTAAATCAGACATGTTGCATGCATGAAAATCCATATTAAACTAAAGAAAAGATTGAAAAGATAATGAGAGTGAACTTCACCACTCAAATAATGTATGTAGCAGCCAAATTACAACTATAACTTAAGACCGCTGAGTTATAAGCCAATAATAACTTCTGAAGAGATCAAACATAAACACATTTGTTTTACTCTCATCCTTTCGATAAgttaataaacaataatttacaAGTTACTGTGCTAATCTGCGACATCTATtacaaaatgcaattttaaggAAAAACATCAAGTAATCAACTGATTTTGCGTTCATACCAGAACCATTGAAACAGAATAGACTTATTTTCATAGCCAAAGTATGCCGGAAacaaatttagtaaaaaataatggcaccaaaaaaaaaaagttgtgaaACTAAAGGGCATGTTTGAATTGGCTCATTTGAGCTTATCCactgacataagcacttgtgaaacTATTTGGGAGAGATTATGAAAATGACATGTCTATATGTTGTTAATAATTTTTCTCGTATTTCCATATCTCCAGGTTAGTTTGTGGAAACAGATtctagcttatatgaaaacagcttaactttgtttatgttttgttatagaaatagcttatacataatcACTTATACGAGAAGCGTTTATGCCATAAGCACTTAAGACATTAATGAACAACTTCACAAgcaacaaacagaaaccacaTAAAAGTTTCCAAGTATCATAATTATTTcagcataaaaaaaatctattcagATAAATGAACTGGCAGTTTTAGTGAAAGTTGTTCCACTTTATTATTGTAGT
Above is a genomic segment from Medicago truncatula cultivar Jemalong A17 chromosome 5, MtrunA17r5.0-ANR, whole genome shotgun sequence containing:
- the LOC11405864 gene encoding DNA-directed RNA polymerase subunit 10-like protein, translated to MIIPVRCFTCGKVIGNKWDSYLDFLQADYTEGDALDALGLVRYCCRRMLMTHVDLIEKLLNYNTMEKHEAN